A section of the Candidatus Woesearchaeota archaeon genome encodes:
- a CDS encoding DUF3467 domain-containing protein, with translation MEQKNVKISVSEGTDFFCHEISINFNPMQFILDFKNITPRVDIRNKEGPTLVLRHNVVMLDPFNAKQMLNVLQNAIEKYETEFGEIKKPKMIKKAETKMKKKAKTAKSKKTNTTEPNSPNYFG, from the coding sequence ATGGAACAAAAAAATGTTAAGATTTCAGTCAGCGAAGGCACTGATTTTTTTTGTCATGAAATATCAATCAATTTTAATCCAATGCAATTTATTTTAGATTTCAAAAATATTACTCCTCGAGTAGATATCAGAAATAAAGAGGGTCCAACACTCGTTTTAAGACATAATGTAGTAATGCTCGATCCATTCAATGCAAAACAAATGTTAAATGTTTTACAAAATGCAATTGAAAAATATGAAACTGAATTTGGAGAAATTAAAAAACCAAAAATGATTAAAAAAGCAGAAACTAAAATGAAGAAAAAAGCTAAAACTGCTAAATCAAAAAAAACAAACACTACAGAACCAAATTCTCCAAACTACTTTGGATAA
- a CDS encoding YkgJ family cysteine cluster protein — protein sequence MIQKITKNTPQEYIEEINTVCKKCGNCCSQGSGFVLKKEVDKIAKHLELSEEEVKTKFLTEVEFFNTKQFRLKMNIPKDSIRPHGNCVFLRADHCSIQDAKPLHCRISNCNEFGDEVQTWFLVNFFLNPNDPESIRQYSSFLKTGGRLLKGAELEKLVPDKETLKKILDFERIK from the coding sequence ATGATACAAAAAATTACTAAAAACACACCTCAAGAATATATTGAAGAAATAAATACTGTTTGCAAAAAATGCGGTAACTGTTGTAGTCAAGGAAGCGGATTTGTTCTTAAAAAAGAAGTTGACAAAATTGCAAAACACCTTGAGTTAAGTGAAGAAGAAGTAAAAACAAAATTTCTCACAGAAGTTGAGTTTTTTAATACAAAACAGTTCAGACTAAAAATGAACATCCCAAAAGACAGCATAAGACCTCATGGAAATTGTGTTTTTTTACGTGCAGATCATTGTTCAATTCAAGATGCAAAACCTCTTCATTGTAGAATTAGTAATTGTAATGAATTTGGCGATGAAGTACAAACTTGGTTTTTAGTTAATTTTTTCCTAAATCCCAATGATCCGGAATCAATAAGACAATATTCCTCTTTTTTAAAAACAGGAGGGAGATTACTCAAAGGCGCAGAACTTGAAAAACTAGTACCTGACAAAGAAACTTTAAAAAAAATTTTAGATTTTGAAAGAATAAAATAA